In Populus nigra chromosome 1, ddPopNigr1.1, whole genome shotgun sequence, one genomic interval encodes:
- the LOC133698978 gene encoding mitochondrial dicarboxylate/tricarboxylate transporter DTC-like, which yields MGEVKKPQSRGVWPTVKPFVNGGASGMLATCVIQPIDMIKVRIQLGQGSATEVTKNMLKNEGFGALYKGLSAGLLRQATYTTARLGTFKILTSKAIEANDGKPLPLYQKALCGLTAGAIGASVGSPADLALIRMQADATLPAAQRRNYSNAFNALFRIVSDEGVLALWKGAGPTVVRAMALNMGMLASYDQSVEFCKDSLGFGEMSTVIGASTVSGFFAAACSLPFDYVKTQIQKMQPDAQGKYPYTGSMDCALKTLKLGGPFKFYSGFPVYCVRIAPHVMMTWIFLNQIQKLEKSAGL from the exons ATGGGAGAGGTGAAGAAACCTCAATCACGTGGTGTATGGCCTACTGTCAAACCTTTTGTTAATGGTGGTGCCTCGGGTATGCTTGCCACCTGTGTTATCCAGCCTATTGATATGATTAAG GTGAGGATTCAATTGGGTCAAGGATCAGCTACTGAGGTGACGAAGAATATGTTAAAGAATGAGGGTTTTGGTGCTTTGTACAAG GGGCTCTCTGCTGGATTACTGAGGCAAGCCACTTATACAACTGCCCGACTTGGAACATTCAA GATTTTGACCAGCAAAGCAATTGAAGCCAATGATGGGAAGCCCTTACCTCTATATCAGAAGGCTTTGTGTGGGCTAACTGCTGGTGCGATTGGAGCATCTGTTGGCAGCCCAGCAGATTTAGCACTTATCCGTATGCAGGCTGATGCCACTTTACCAGCTGCTCAGCGCAGAAATTATTCAAATGCTTTCAATGCCCTCTTCCGCATTGTTTCCGATGAAGGGGTTTTGGCACTATGGAAAGGTGCAGGCCCTACTGTTGTAAGAGCAATGGCATTGAACATGGGGATGCTTGCTTCTTATGATCAAAGTGTTGAGTTTTGCAAGGATTCACTTGGTTTTGGTGAAATGTCCACTGTGATAG GTGCAAGTACTGTTTCAGGATTTTTCGCTGCAGCTTGTAGTCTTCCATTTGATTATGTCAAAACTCAAATTCAGAAAATGCAACCTGATGCCCAAGGAAAGTATCCATACACTGGCTCCATGGATTGTGCCCTTAAGACACTCAAGTTAGGAGGACCATTCAAGTTTTACTCTGGATTCCCTGTCTATTGTGTTAGAATTGCGCCTCATGTTATG ATGACCTGGATATTCCTTAACCAGATTCAAAAGCTGGAGAAATCTGCTGGGTTGTAG